From the Cucumis sativus cultivar 9930 chromosome 5, Cucumber_9930_V3, whole genome shotgun sequence genome, the window gCGATCGTGCTCAACTTCGTAAACGAGGTACTTGTTTCATCATCATGCTTCATGATTTATCTGTTTATCCATTAAGTGTTTGCAAATTCACTTGTTTTATTGCTATTTTGCGAGCGTGTGTAGTTTCGTTTTCCCTCTTATGCGCTTATTGCAGCGAAGATTGCAAAGTTTTACGCTGTGTAGTACTTatgccattttttttgtttagctGTAACCCTAATTTGTACATAGAAGAACTTACGATCTTCATTAATTGAGCGTTGGGTGAACACACACTATTTAGAACTCATGTTATTTTCTCAAGAAGCGATTTGTTTCTATGGACCTTCATTTCGATGTTTATTGTGTTTGCAGTTTCATTATGAAACTCATGCATCATTCctatcatttcttttctttggtgAGGCCTTTTGTGCTTTCCTGTCTAAATGCATGTGCCATATTTCTGTTCTGTTCAGCAAAATCGTCCAATAAACTCCCAAAATGCAGCCGATTCATTACAAAAGTTCAATCTCAAGAAAACGGCGGTGCAAAAGGCACTGGATTCCCTCGCCGACAGTGGACGGATTTCATTCAAGGAGTATGGCAAGCAGAAGATATATATCGCTCGGCAAGACCAATTTCAGATCCCCAACAGCGAGGAACTCACTCAGATGAAGGAAGCAAACGCCAAACTGCAGAAACAGCTAGGCGAGCACAAAAAGGCTATTAGCCAGGTTGAGGAAGGTAATGATACTAGTAAATTTCAAAGTAGCCCTCAATAATGTAAATGTTATGTATCACTTGAGCCGTTTCAGTTTTGGTATTTAAGTTTcgagaaatgaaaataatagtaTCCTGATTTTTTGTAACAGAAATTCGAACATTGCAGTCAAACTTAACGCTGGAACAAATGCGGGAAAAGGAAGCTATGCTCAGAATGGAGGTAGATGGATGCTAAATCAGATAGCTGTAACTTTATTCTGATCAGTGATATTGTTaccttttctttatctcttGTTAATGTCTCAAAAAGTAGCTTGTTTGATAAATGCTTGTCAGGTCAAGGAATTGGAAGAGAAATTAGAAGTATTGCGCAGAGGTGTAACGTTGGTGAGCCCAGAAGACCGCAAAGCAATTGAGCAGATATACTCTGAGAAATTAAGCCAGTGGCGAAAGCGAAAAAGGATGTTCAAAGATATATGGGATGCTATCACTGAGAACTCATCCAAggatttaaaagaatttaaggTTCGTCATTTTGCTTGTCCCCATTTTTACCCAAGTTCTTCTTacttacttttttatttttgcaggAAGAACTTGGCATTGAGTACGATGAAGATGTGGGCGTGAACTTGCAGTCATTTAGCGATATGTTACCACAAAATAGAAAGAGGCCCAGGGGTAAGTGAGTGATACCATAAACTGGGGCGTTCAACTAAAGTAAGTAAGAGCAGAATTATTTGcttattacttttctttattcaatCCGTTCGTAAAGGCAAATACATGTAGATTCTGTCTGCCTAAAGCTTGGCTTTTGTATCACGAATACTTATCAAGTTGCTTCCCGTTGATTCATCCCAAGTTGAAGGCACCATTTATTTACTATACTGCTGAGTAAAGAAACTGCCGTCCTTgactatgttttttttttaccgtATACTAATGTTTACGGTCGGTGAGGTACTTTCTTTCAAATGATTCTGAACTAAACTTATAATACTTTGCAATAGAAGAGGTAATGTTCTCTGCTGTTGAATGAACTCAAGAAGaaagttttatttcttatatgcACTATGTTGTACAGCCTTTAGCCTTTTATGGGTACTCGATAAGTTTTCATTTCAGAGGAAAATCAGGAAATCAGTGTTCCATGCCTTGGATAGACGAGGAGGAAACTGAGATTTTACATCATAGTACAATAGATTATTTTACATCATAGTACAATATATTACAAGTTACCAAAATTGTACCAATATACCCCAGAGTTGAGATGTCTAGATGAATCCCAAAGAGAAGAATTTTACAATATCATTTCAACAgacaaaaaattgatattcaGTCATGAGGGAAaccaatttaaatatttgcaCACTATATCAAGCTTAAGGTTCTTAAAATAAACGAATTCtacttacaaaatttattatctttaaacAGACGTCAATCAAGATACGATATGTTGAAGCTCCTCAGTGCCCACGGACATCTATTGTCCTTATAACAGCCTCATTCCCTATGCTTGTATTTTGTGCAGTATCATTGTTATCAGATTCCTCATTGTTTGCTGTGATCTCTGCAGACTCCGACTCCATCTTCTCACAAGACACGAAGCTCAAATTCTTTTCCTCAAGAGCCGAATTGCTGCTTTCTCCATTCGCAGCATCAACATCACTCTCGTCAAAAGTCAAATCCTTCTCCAGCAGTTCGATTATATTTATTGCTTCAATTGGAAtctcattttcctttaaacTAGCATCCCCGGCTTCTGAACTAGAAGAAGACACTGGCTGCttcaattctatttcattttcactcTCCTCCACTTCTATAGACGAACTTCCACCATGTGTTTCCTTGTTCATTTCTTTCTCAGTGTTCTTGGATTCAAGAGTTTCAGTGGATTTTCTTGGTTTTGGACTCAGATTACTCAGGTCATCATGATCAAGTGATTTAGATTGAGAGAGTTCAACTGCAGCTCTTGCAGCAGCTGCTGCATATGCAGCCGACTCGAATGCTGCCTGAGCAGCATCGGCCACATCTTTGtacttctttcttcctctcatCGAATCAGCATACCGATTGTCCTTCTCTATCTCTTCAGGTAAAATCTGAAAAACACCCTCCTCTTTGGTTTCCTGCTGTGGTTGTTCCTTCGTCTCTTCTGCCATAACCATAACTTTCTCCTGCATTGAATTTATAGGCATTCAATAACTCAAACTTGTAATTGATTACTACTTCCAATCTCATTAATCACACACCATACCTCAGTTGAAGCTTCGTAAGCCTCCAAAT encodes:
- the LOC101220964 gene encoding uncharacterized protein LOC101220964, whose protein sequence is MGKKLDALLGRSFKTTRFKALVNLAISRLAVLANQRQVRSSQARSDVVQLLQLGHHERALFRVEQVIKDQKLLDAYAIIESYCEVVLERIKQLEHERECPEELKEAISGLIFASSRCGDFPELIEIRSVITTRFGKEFTARAIELRNNCSVGPMIVQKLSARSASLEIKLKLLKQIASEHGITLKDLEAYEASTEEKVMVMAEETKEQPQQETKEEGVFQILPEEIEKDNRYADSMRGRKKYKDVADAAQAAFESAAYAAAAARAAVELSQSKSLDHDDLSNLSPKPRKSTETLESKNTEKEMNKETHGGSSSIEVEESENEIELKQPVSSSSSEAGDASLKENEIPIEAINIIELLEKDLTFDESDVDAANGESSNSALEEKNLSFVSCEKMESESAEITANNEESDNNDTAQNTSIGNEAVIRTIDVRGH
- the LOC101222139 gene encoding homologous-pairing protein 2 homolog, whose amino-acid sequence is MAPKSDSAEAIVLNFVNEQNRPINSQNAADSLQKFNLKKTAVQKALDSLADSGRISFKEYGKQKIYIARQDQFQIPNSEELTQMKEANAKLQKQLGEHKKAISQVEEEIRTLQSNLTLEQMREKEAMLRMEVKELEEKLEVLRRGVTLVSPEDRKAIEQIYSEKLSQWRKRKRMFKDIWDAITENSSKDLKEFKEELGIEYDEDVGVNLQSFSDMLPQNRKRPRGK